Genomic window (Oscillospiraceae bacterium):
CCACAGGAAATCCATTGATTATAGAATAATAAGTTTTAGAAACATCTACATATTCATATCCCCATAAACCATCATCTAACAATTCATTCTCATTATTTCTTTTACCAAAATTTGTAACCCTATTAAGCGTTGAAAATTCAGGAAAATAAAGTCCGTAATCAAAAACAACTTTTTCTCCAACCTTATCGGTATAAAACCTAGAATAAACTTCTAAATTTTCATCAATAGTTTTATTTTCATCAATTTTATACTCTTCATCATCACATTCAATAATTATATTGTTTGCTGTCCATCTGTAAGGGAAAACATCAATCATTTTTGTTCCTTCGAATCTACCATGACTTGCATCAACAATTATGATATCATCATATCCTTTTCGACAAGGATATTCAACATCATTTACAACAATTGTATCAGGATATTTTTCTTTATCATATTCATAAGCAATTCTTTTTACAGGGTCATAAACAGGATTTTCAGAATTTAAATTAAAATCAATTGTTTGTTTGCCGATGAATTTATATATAACCTTAGATGCAAGGTCAGGTTTATCTTCCCATGTAACATCGTAGCCTAACGCATATCCGACAAATCTTGCAGGAATAACCATTCTGCCATTGACTGTTTTTGCGGATACATCCATTTCTCTTGCAGCAGAAAATACCTGCAAACCGTTTTCGTCAGTTAAATTGATAGTTATTTCTTTTTTACCTATTACAAGCACGGCACCTGCTATGCAGTTAACATACTCTTTATCCTGATAGGTTATTTTATCACACAGCCTGTTTATTGTTACTGTTTGGGTACTATCGTCCCAAAGGACTTTAGCCCCCATCTTTTCAGCAACCGCTCTTACGGGAACCAATGTTCTGTTTTCTTCAACAAATGGTCTTACATCTGTATATCCAATATAAGAA
Coding sequences:
- a CDS encoding copper amine oxidase N-terminal domain-containing protein translates to MKRILCVITTVVLMLIVCFFNVSAVEYQKNINVFVDDSYIGYTDVRPFVEENRTLVPVRAVAEKMGAKVLWDDSTQTVTINRLCDKITYQDKEYVNCIAGAVLVIGKKEITINLTDENGLQVFSAAREMDVSAKTVNGRMVIPARFVGYALGYDVTWEDKPDLASKVIYKFIGKQTIDFNLNSENPVYDPVKRIAYEYDKEKYPDTIVVNDVEYPCRKGYDDIIIVDASHGRFEGTKMIDVFPYRWTANNIIIECDDEEYKIDENKTIDENLEVYSRFYTDKVGEKVVFDYGLYFPEFSTLNRVTNFGKRNNENELLDDGLWGYEYVDVSKTYYSIINGFPVVDVTKMYFIDERPYEGYYPGSKQYGWKRNEISNKGHDKNTLLFLNSFLGETGQRIWTMMNDYYTLSGYSYVAPDTEWTKKYVFFDENNKVSFGMPEPLDGIPTNIVEKYGLNVIDNRKVSDSQQLLTLKTDNQVIYIEYGCSNIHVEGASTGYNILFTTIEN